Proteins from one Gilliamella sp. ESL0443 genomic window:
- the nirB gene encoding nitrite reductase large subunit NirB produces MSKTNLVIIGNGMVGHRFVEEIIEKMQSDNFKITIFCQEPRVAYDRVHLSSYFSGHTAEALSLVREGLYQENDINILLNERIILINRQRKEVHSQTGRIVSYDKLIIATGSYPWVPPIKGAEGANCFVYRTIEDLDAIRDCASNCKIGAVVGGGLLGLEAAGALKNLGVETHVVEFAPVLMSEQLDAMGGDQLRRKIEEMGVGVHTSKNTQEIIHTPSGKVMQFSDGSSLEIDFIVFSTGIRPNDQLAKACELDIGPRGGIVINDYCQTSDPDIYAIGECACWQGKVYGLVAPGYKMAQVALAHLIGESAKFEGADMSAKLKLMGVDVGSIGDAKAKTIASRSYVYLDESVPVYKKLVVSNDNKKLLGAVLVGDTSDYSNLLQLMLNDMDLPEHPDSLILPSHAGAKPALGADALPDSAQICSCFDVTKAKIVQAIHAGCHTVAAIKAETKAGSGCGGCIPLVTQILNLELAKQGIEVSHALCEHFKYSRQELFHLIRVEGLTSFDEVIKKHGTGYGCEVCKPTVGSILASCWNNYILKPDLVPLQDSNDIFLGNIQKNGTYSIIPRSAGGEITPEGLIAVGQIAKKYNLYSKITGSQRIALFGAQKDDLPAIWKELIDAGFESGHAYAKALRMAKTCVGSTWCRFGVGDSVSLGVELENRYKGIRAPHKFKLGVSGCTRECAEAQGKDIGVIATEKGWNLYVCGNGGMKPRHADLLAADLDRETLIRYLDRFLMFYIRTADKLQRTSVWFENLEGGIEYLRSVIIDDKLGINDELEKEMARIRKLFVCEWKETVNNPEAQIRFAHFINSPKRDDNVQFVPERQQHRPATLEERQVMSGE; encoded by the coding sequence ATGAGTAAAACCAATCTCGTTATTATAGGCAATGGGATGGTTGGACATCGTTTTGTCGAAGAAATTATCGAAAAAATGCAGTCTGATAATTTTAAAATTACCATCTTTTGCCAAGAACCAAGAGTAGCTTATGATCGTGTTCATCTTTCTTCCTATTTTTCAGGCCATACTGCAGAAGCTCTGTCTTTAGTTCGGGAAGGCTTGTACCAAGAAAATGATATTAATATTTTACTTAATGAACGGATTATTTTGATTAATCGCCAACGTAAAGAGGTGCATTCACAAACTGGGCGTATTGTTTCTTATGATAAGTTGATTATTGCAACGGGCTCTTATCCATGGGTTCCTCCAATTAAAGGTGCTGAAGGGGCGAATTGTTTTGTTTATCGTACCATTGAAGATCTCGATGCGATTCGTGATTGTGCTAGTAATTGTAAAATAGGTGCAGTTGTCGGTGGAGGTTTACTTGGACTTGAAGCTGCTGGTGCATTGAAAAACTTAGGTGTTGAAACTCATGTTGTCGAATTTGCTCCAGTCTTAATGTCAGAGCAACTTGATGCAATGGGTGGTGATCAACTGCGTAGAAAAATCGAAGAGATGGGAGTTGGAGTTCATACAAGCAAAAATACTCAAGAAATTATTCATACCCCATCAGGTAAAGTTATGCAATTTTCTGATGGTTCATCACTTGAAATTGATTTTATTGTTTTTTCAACTGGCATCCGTCCCAATGACCAATTAGCTAAAGCGTGTGAATTAGATATTGGACCTAGAGGAGGTATCGTTATTAACGATTATTGCCAAACTTCAGATCCGGATATTTATGCCATAGGTGAATGCGCCTGTTGGCAAGGTAAAGTTTACGGTTTAGTTGCACCTGGTTACAAAATGGCACAAGTTGCCTTAGCACATTTAATCGGTGAAAGCGCTAAATTTGAAGGTGCCGATATGAGTGCTAAACTCAAATTAATGGGAGTCGACGTTGGTAGTATTGGTGATGCAAAGGCTAAAACAATAGCTAGCAGAAGCTATGTTTATTTAGATGAAAGTGTACCAGTTTATAAAAAGTTAGTGGTATCTAATGATAATAAAAAACTATTAGGTGCTGTTTTAGTTGGTGATACATCTGATTATAGTAACTTGCTGCAACTGATGCTTAATGATATGGATTTACCTGAACATCCTGATTCTCTAATTTTACCATCACATGCAGGTGCTAAGCCTGCATTAGGCGCTGACGCATTACCTGATAGTGCACAAATATGTTCTTGTTTTGATGTGACAAAGGCAAAAATTGTTCAAGCTATTCATGCTGGTTGTCATACTGTTGCTGCAATTAAAGCTGAAACTAAAGCGGGTAGTGGATGTGGTGGTTGTATACCACTAGTAACGCAAATCCTTAATTTGGAATTAGCGAAACAAGGTATTGAAGTAAGCCATGCACTTTGTGAACATTTTAAATATTCTCGGCAAGAGCTTTTTCACTTAATTCGTGTTGAAGGATTAACTTCCTTTGATGAAGTGATAAAAAAGCATGGTACCGGCTATGGCTGTGAAGTTTGTAAACCAACAGTTGGATCTATATTAGCTTCATGTTGGAATAATTATATTCTTAAACCAGATCTTGTACCGTTACAAGATAGTAATGATATCTTTTTAGGTAATATTCAAAAAAATGGTACTTATTCAATTATTCCTCGTAGTGCTGGTGGTGAAATTACTCCAGAAGGATTGATTGCGGTTGGTCAGATTGCTAAGAAATACAATCTCTATTCAAAAATTACTGGTTCACAACGTATAGCGTTGTTTGGTGCGCAAAAAGATGATCTTCCTGCTATCTGGAAAGAACTGATTGATGCTGGTTTTGAGAGTGGTCACGCTTACGCTAAGGCATTACGTATGGCAAAAACTTGCGTAGGTAGCACTTGGTGTCGGTTTGGGGTAGGAGATAGTGTTAGTTTAGGTGTCGAATTAGAAAACCGCTATAAAGGTATTCGAGCGCCTCATAAATTCAAACTTGGTGTTTCAGGTTGTACCCGTGAATGTGCCGAAGCTCAGGGTAAGGATATTGGCGTTATTGCAACTGAAAAAGGTTGGAATCTTTATGTTTGTGGTAATGGTGGTATGAAACCTCGTCATGCCGATCTTTTAGCTGCTGATTTAGATCGAGAAACCCTTATTCGCTACTTAGACCGTTTCCTTATGTTCTATATTCGTACAGCGGATAAATTACAACGGACTTCTGTCTGGTTTGAAAACCTTGAGGGGGGGATCGAATATTTGCGTAGTGTCATTATTGATGACAAATTAGGTATCAATGACGAACTTGAAAAAGAGATGGCTCGCATTCGTAAGCTTTTTGTTTGTGAATGGAAAGAAACTGTTAATAATCCAGAAGCACAAATCCGGTTTGCTCATTTTATTAATAGTCCTAAACGAGACGATAATGTTCAGTTTGTACCTGAGCGACAACAACATCGTCCCGCCACCCTTGAAGAACGTCAAGTTATGTCAGGAGAGTAG
- a CDS encoding MarR family winged helix-turn-helix transcriptional regulator: MNYNSRILPSRETLAKAQSFNDEIIEVSGVDLVLSLITTADLIRSNIYAQLAKDYDVSEGKFELLMSLYSEGETCASELALKVGVTPATVSVMVKRMLAAQDPLISMTKSGEDGRSRLIRLTTTGVNLIQKALPNHLKSIRAFAQVLNAQEQESLIAMLRKLLRK, encoded by the coding sequence TTGAATTACAACTCAAGAATACTTCCTTCGCGCGAAACTTTAGCAAAAGCACAAAGTTTTAATGATGAAATTATCGAGGTTTCAGGCGTTGATCTGGTCCTAAGTTTAATTACTACTGCCGATTTAATTCGTTCTAATATTTATGCACAACTTGCAAAAGATTATGATGTTTCTGAAGGAAAATTTGAATTGCTAATGTCATTGTATAGTGAAGGTGAAACCTGCGCTAGCGAGCTAGCATTGAAAGTTGGCGTCACTCCTGCAACTGTCTCAGTAATGGTTAAACGGATGTTAGCTGCGCAAGATCCTTTAATATCGATGACGAAAAGTGGGGAAGATGGTCGTTCTCGACTAATCAGGCTCACCACAACTGGTGTAAATCTTATACAAAAAGCGCTACCTAATCACTTAAAATCGATTCGTGCTTTTGCTCAGGTTTTAAATGCACAAGAGCAGGAATCTTTAATTGCAATGTTACGTAAATTATTACGTAAATAA
- a CDS encoding HlyD family secretion protein, with protein sequence MKNKLNLDLPKNIKIPAIFLLLLLIGSTLICLGSRNDAVTVAKSIKSGVLTADEINVAFQNVGGKVIKRFVQESQFVKKGDPLMQLEDTDTQLSIDRLQALVDSQTAAVNQEQAAIEITENETNLNELSTWRKIEEVKANLEAAISSRDLANTEFQRHTQLRKTGGSSQSQLDAARNAYINSKMQVVQIESQLSTLMIGATPEQITQFEQTRNATGMTLQSITIARQKLQNRQNQLAQIRAQLAQAEADLKQLKVNYSRLTLVAPEDGKVLKLMFEDGEMVPAGAPAVLLETDRKYVDIYVNEKMVNGYQPKTEVKANVIALDKTVKGTVRFATAAPSFADLRMTRERGQADLTSYQVRIYIEPIPHLLTGMTIEVDQ encoded by the coding sequence ATGAAAAATAAACTAAACTTAGATTTACCAAAAAACATTAAAATTCCTGCTATATTTTTATTGCTACTTCTAATTGGATCAACATTGATTTGTCTTGGTTCAAGGAACGATGCAGTAACTGTTGCTAAAAGTATCAAATCAGGCGTATTAACTGCTGATGAAATCAATGTTGCATTTCAAAATGTAGGTGGCAAAGTCATTAAACGGTTTGTCCAAGAATCACAATTTGTAAAAAAAGGCGATCCATTAATGCAACTTGAAGATACTGATACGCAGCTATCAATAGATCGCTTACAAGCGCTAGTTGATAGTCAAACAGCCGCAGTTAATCAAGAACAAGCAGCAATCGAAATCACTGAAAATGAAACTAACCTCAATGAATTATCAACGTGGCGGAAAATAGAAGAAGTTAAAGCGAACTTAGAAGCTGCAATATCTTCTCGAGACTTAGCTAATACTGAATTTCAACGTCATACTCAATTAAGAAAAACTGGAGGCTCTTCACAATCACAACTTGATGCTGCACGCAATGCCTACATTAATTCAAAAATGCAAGTTGTACAGATTGAAAGTCAATTATCAACATTGATGATTGGTGCAACACCTGAACAAATCACTCAGTTTGAACAAACTAGAAATGCAACGGGTATGACATTGCAGTCGATTACTATTGCTAGACAAAAACTGCAAAATCGCCAAAATCAACTTGCTCAAATTCGTGCTCAACTAGCACAAGCCGAAGCCGATTTAAAACAACTGAAAGTAAATTATAGCCGCCTTACATTAGTTGCACCAGAAGATGGAAAAGTACTAAAACTAATGTTTGAAGATGGTGAAATGGTGCCTGCTGGCGCACCAGCAGTATTGTTAGAAACAGACCGTAAATATGTTGACATCTATGTTAACGAAAAAATGGTTAATGGTTATCAACCTAAAACTGAAGTAAAAGCGAATGTGATTGCCCTGGACAAAACAGTAAAAGGTACTGTCCGTTTTGCAACCGCGGCGCCTTCATTTGCTGATTTACGAATGACTCGGGAACGAGGACAGGCAGATTTAACATCTTATCAAGTCAGAATTTATATAGAACCTATACCGCATTTATTAACAGGTATGACAATTGAGGTTGATCAATGA
- a CDS encoding ABC transporter permease has protein sequence MMQNIIKSMLEELDAMLSGHFIPYYKVCLGLAAIVSLVFSIVLSHGSVFEGKIAVIDLDGSNYSTELISKVNTSPFIEITEVIRSPINPITLVSHDRNLGVLYIPKGLEKSLKKGDQTVKLGYFADDSNDAQNAKVMQSLNEIIPESGAELSVGKVAALGLGREATEATLSPMQLKTRTMFNPSSSSTISTIIYFVYFFSSLTYGLTSLMIIGRLKTMGMWNTVIERGFVPLLARTVPYALFYTTALTLITAILVLFGQLRFDGNYFIFVPSVFMTGLAFGWLGFLLSWNTNHPGEGASRMIFLVPPGFIMGGSTMAVGIMPIWAFYVSHAFPLVWLFRFFRDIGIRGRSFVDMLSTYGIFIIYLTVIAFIVMMFVNRLKKPDNQTQIN, from the coding sequence ATGATGCAAAACATCATTAAATCTATGCTTGAAGAGCTTGATGCTATGCTATCAGGCCACTTCATTCCATATTATAAAGTGTGCTTAGGTTTAGCGGCTATCGTATCACTTGTTTTTTCAATTGTGCTAAGCCATGGTTCAGTTTTTGAAGGAAAAATTGCTGTTATTGATCTTGATGGTTCCAATTACTCAACTGAATTAATCAGTAAAGTAAATACTTCACCATTTATTGAAATAACAGAAGTAATTCGCTCACCAATAAATCCAATTACATTAGTATCACACGACCGTAATTTAGGAGTGTTATATATTCCTAAAGGACTTGAAAAGTCTCTAAAAAAAGGGGATCAAACCGTTAAGTTAGGTTATTTTGCTGATGATTCAAATGACGCACAAAATGCCAAGGTAATGCAAAGTCTTAATGAAATCATTCCTGAATCGGGTGCTGAATTGAGCGTTGGTAAAGTTGCAGCATTAGGGCTTGGAAGAGAAGCAACTGAAGCAACCTTATCACCAATGCAATTAAAAACTAGGACCATGTTTAATCCGTCTAGTTCATCAACAATATCCACTATAATCTATTTCGTTTACTTCTTCTCGTCATTAACGTATGGATTAACATCATTAATGATAATTGGCCGATTAAAAACAATGGGGATGTGGAATACCGTAATAGAACGTGGTTTTGTACCACTATTAGCGAGAACCGTGCCTTATGCCCTATTTTATACCACTGCTTTAACTTTAATTACTGCAATACTAGTTTTATTTGGGCAATTACGTTTTGATGGTAATTACTTTATTTTTGTACCTAGTGTATTTATGACTGGACTCGCTTTTGGCTGGTTAGGCTTCTTATTATCTTGGAATACCAATCATCCAGGCGAAGGGGCTAGCAGAATGATTTTCCTTGTTCCACCTGGATTCATTATGGGTGGCTCAACCATGGCGGTAGGCATTATGCCAATCTGGGCATTTTATGTCAGCCACGCATTTCCATTAGTTTGGCTCTTCCGCTTTTTCCGCGATATAGGTATACGAGGACGTTCATTTGTCGATATGTTATCAACATATGGAATATTCATTATTTATTTAACCGTTATTGCTTTTATCGTGATGATGTTTGTTAATCGCTTGAAAAAACCAGACAATCAAACGCAAATTAATTAA
- a CDS encoding HAD-IA family hydrolase, which translates to MKAKGTLFDLDGTLVNSLPAVERCWLKFAQRHHLDATKVLTTIHGRKAIDNIKLFLPDQPTSLIEQEYHWMEQLESNDVQGIDEIPGASDFLQLLSSMNIPWGIVTSGTKIVAEARFSLLQVAKPSVFITGEMVANTKPAPDGYLQGAKLLNLAASSCIVFEDSAAGIESANKANCQVIGVNMSNLINHHAQLTIDNFNDLIVEKITGSDQFIINKKTFC; encoded by the coding sequence ATGAAAGCTAAAGGTACTTTGTTTGATTTAGATGGTACTTTGGTTAACTCTCTACCAGCAGTTGAGCGCTGCTGGTTGAAATTTGCTCAGCGGCATCATTTAGATGCCACTAAGGTATTAACAACCATTCATGGGCGTAAAGCTATCGATAATATTAAGCTGTTTTTACCTGATCAGCCCACTAGTTTGATTGAGCAAGAATATCATTGGATGGAGCAATTAGAGTCAAATGATGTACAAGGGATTGATGAAATACCGGGCGCAAGCGATTTTCTGCAGCTATTATCATCAATGAATATCCCTTGGGGGATTGTCACTTCCGGCACTAAAATTGTGGCTGAAGCAAGATTTAGTTTGCTACAGGTTGCTAAACCGTCGGTATTTATCACCGGCGAAATGGTGGCTAACACCAAACCAGCTCCAGACGGCTATTTGCAAGGCGCAAAACTGTTAAATTTAGCCGCCAGTTCGTGTATTGTTTTTGAAGATTCCGCTGCGGGCATTGAGTCAGCAAATAAGGCTAATTGTCAGGTGATTGGTGTCAATATGTCTAATTTGATTAATCATCATGCCCAGCTAACTATCGATAACTTTAATGATCTGATTGTTGAAAAAATCACAGGTAGCGATCAATTCATTATTAATAAAAAAACGTTTTGCTAA
- a CDS encoding tagatose bisphosphate family class II aldolase, with translation MYLISSQEMLKKAQRENYAVPAFNIHNLETIQVVVDTAKQLQSPVILAATPGTYRYAGTEYLINICKTAAQIKHFPFALHLDHHEDVDDIQAKIAGGIRSVMIDASHHPFEENIDIVRKMVEFSHKFNASVEAELGRLGGQEDDLVVDDKDSAFTDPDAAREYVERTGIDSLAVAIGSAHGMYKGEPKLDFDRLAKIRDKVAIPLVLHGASGIPEAMVKKSISLGICKVNVATELKIAFSDALKQYFQAQPDANDPRHYMQPAKLAMAKIVEDKIRICGSAGKL, from the coding sequence ATGTATCTTATTTCAAGTCAAGAGATGTTAAAAAAAGCGCAACGTGAAAATTATGCTGTTCCGGCATTTAATATTCACAACCTTGAAACAATTCAAGTTGTGGTTGATACCGCAAAACAGTTGCAGTCTCCGGTTATATTAGCCGCGACCCCCGGCACTTATCGTTATGCCGGCACAGAGTATTTAATCAACATTTGTAAAACAGCGGCCCAAATTAAACATTTCCCGTTTGCTTTGCATCTTGATCACCATGAAGATGTCGATGATATTCAAGCCAAAATTGCCGGCGGTATTCGCTCGGTTATGATCGATGCTTCACATCATCCCTTTGAAGAAAATATTGACATTGTGCGTAAAATGGTCGAATTTAGTCATAAATTTAATGCCAGTGTTGAAGCTGAATTAGGGCGTCTGGGTGGACAAGAAGACGATCTTGTTGTGGATGATAAAGACAGCGCTTTTACTGATCCGGATGCGGCAAGGGAATATGTCGAGCGAACAGGCATCGATTCTTTAGCGGTGGCAATTGGATCGGCTCATGGTATGTATAAAGGTGAGCCTAAATTGGATTTTGATCGATTAGCCAAAATACGCGATAAAGTTGCGATTCCTCTGGTGTTGCATGGCGCTTCAGGAATACCTGAAGCAATGGTGAAAAAATCGATTTCATTAGGTATCTGTAAAGTGAATGTGGCAACTGAATTAAAAATTGCTTTTTCAGATGCGTTGAAACAATACTTTCAAGCTCAACCGGATGCTAACGATCCAAGGCACTACATGCAACCGGCTAAACTGGCAATGGCGAAAATTGTGGAAGATAAAATTCGTATTTGTGGAAGTGCAGGTAAACTATAA
- the lacC gene encoding tagatose-6-phosphate kinase, translating to MILTITMNPSVDISYPLNTLHINDINRVTNVKKTAGGKGLNVTRGVKFSGINVLASGIVGGTTGQYIQKQLDSDNIHYHFYVTKHESRNCIAILHEGNQTEILESGPTLEQKEVDAFLAHYQTLVDKAKVMTISGSLPQGFPVDFYATLIQIANKKAIPVLLDSSGKMLLATLVSEHKPYLIKPNKDELQQIIQMDIDVNDTASLIKAVDHPLLNAIPFIIISLGKNGAFARCHQQYYQVSIPKIDVVNPVGSGDVTLAGLAVSIHENESIETMLKRAMTMGMLNAMESQTGFVNMHNYDDYFQQVIVNQIY from the coding sequence ATGATATTAACAATTACCATGAATCCTTCTGTGGATATCTCTTATCCACTCAATACACTCCATATTAATGACATTAATCGTGTTACAAATGTTAAAAAAACCGCCGGTGGTAAAGGGCTAAATGTCACACGAGGTGTGAAATTTTCGGGCATCAATGTGTTAGCCTCAGGTATTGTTGGCGGTACAACCGGCCAGTATATTCAAAAACAGTTAGATAGTGACAATATCCATTACCATTTTTATGTTACTAAACATGAATCACGTAATTGTATTGCGATATTACATGAAGGTAATCAAACCGAAATTCTAGAATCTGGGCCAACACTCGAACAAAAAGAGGTGGATGCCTTTTTAGCGCACTATCAAACGTTAGTGGATAAAGCCAAGGTAATGACCATTTCAGGATCTCTACCACAAGGTTTCCCGGTTGATTTTTATGCCACATTAATTCAAATCGCCAATAAAAAAGCCATTCCTGTTTTACTAGATTCCTCCGGCAAAATGTTATTAGCTACGTTGGTCTCTGAACATAAACCTTACTTAATTAAGCCGAATAAAGATGAATTACAACAAATAATTCAGATGGATATTGATGTTAATGATACTGCTTCGTTGATTAAGGCGGTTGATCATCCACTGCTGAATGCAATCCCTTTTATCATCATTTCACTGGGTAAAAATGGAGCTTTTGCTCGTTGTCATCAGCAATATTATCAAGTTTCAATTCCTAAAATTGATGTTGTCAATCCGGTTGGGTCTGGCGATGTGACGTTAGCGGGTCTTGCAGTAAGCATTCATGAAAACGAATCGATAGAAACCATGCTCAAAAGGGCGATGACGATGGGCATGTTAAATGCCATGGAATCGCAAACCGGCTTTGTGAATATGCACAATTATGATGATTATTTCCAACAAGTTATTGTTAACCAAATTTATTAA